The following are from one region of the Georgenia sp. M64 genome:
- a CDS encoding LacI family DNA-binding transcriptional regulator, whose protein sequence is METTASPPTTDGPAGRPRRLTIADIAARAQVSPSAVSFALNGRPGISPETRERILAVAKEANWRPNYAAHALSTARSGAIGVVTIREPEQPLWSASFGGHFLAGVQAELAERDVLLILHTVADLEAESALYDRWLGERRVDGVLVINPETDDPRLAALESLDLPAVVVGDVRDRSALGCVWTDDAAATTLAVEHLAGLGHRNVGRMSGDSHLLHYAIRERAYRDALAAHAMRTEQRTLTHDQHGAEEIRDLARRGTDPLTAVIVEDLEVAVQLTANLAQLGMSVPGDISVLAWDDGAAATLLRPSLTALHRDIAGYGRLAAQELVRTIDGGAPRSLQGTTTTLVARQSTGPAPVR, encoded by the coding sequence ATGGAGACCACTGCGAGCCCGCCCACCACGGACGGTCCGGCCGGCCGGCCGCGACGGCTGACGATCGCCGACATCGCAGCGCGGGCGCAGGTCTCCCCGTCGGCGGTCTCCTTCGCCCTCAACGGCCGGCCCGGGATCTCGCCGGAGACGCGCGAGCGCATCCTCGCCGTCGCCAAGGAGGCGAACTGGCGGCCGAACTATGCCGCCCACGCCCTCTCGACCGCGCGGTCGGGCGCGATCGGCGTGGTCACCATCCGCGAGCCGGAGCAGCCACTGTGGTCGGCGAGCTTCGGCGGGCACTTCCTCGCCGGCGTCCAGGCCGAGCTCGCCGAGCGCGACGTCCTCCTCATCCTCCACACGGTCGCGGACCTGGAGGCCGAGTCGGCGCTGTACGACCGCTGGCTCGGCGAACGCCGCGTGGACGGCGTGCTCGTCATCAATCCCGAGACCGACGACCCGCGGCTCGCCGCACTGGAGTCCCTGGACCTGCCCGCCGTCGTCGTCGGCGACGTGCGCGACCGCTCGGCGCTGGGCTGCGTCTGGACCGACGACGCCGCCGCCACCACACTCGCCGTCGAGCACCTCGCCGGGCTGGGCCACCGCAACGTCGGCCGCATGAGCGGCGACTCGCACCTCCTGCACTACGCGATCCGCGAGCGGGCCTACCGCGACGCGCTCGCCGCGCACGCCATGCGGACCGAGCAGCGCACCCTCACCCACGACCAGCACGGGGCGGAGGAGATCCGGGACCTCGCCCGGCGCGGCACCGACCCCCTCACCGCCGTCATCGTCGAGGACCTCGAGGTGGCGGTGCAGCTCACCGCCAACCTCGCCCAGCTGGGCATGTCCGTCCCGGGCGACATCTCGGTCCTCGCCTGGGACGACGGCGCGGCCGCCACCCTCCTGCGCCCCTCGCTCACGGCCCTGCACCGCGACATCGCGGGGTACGGGCGGCTCGCCGCGCAGGAGCTCGTGCGCACGATCGACGGGGGCGCCCCGCGCAGCCTGCAGGGGACCACGACGACGCTCGTCGCCCGCCAGAGCACCGGTCCGGCACCGGTCCGCTGA
- a CDS encoding ABC transporter substrate-binding protein yields the protein MRVLNRRRGIATASAALTVTLLAACAGSSGNEPGAAGTTAGGGSETAELGGTLALATTSERGLELFMDDFEAETGVSIDGTFAEAGALGEQLRIQITSGTAPDLFRSAPGYAAPSSVLNLATEGALRDLSDQEWAQYVPESFAPLQVLDGATYAFPTYGQAILAFYNKDVFEEVGVEPPTTWSEFIEVADQLKAAGKVPLALGLADNYIIQFLPYALSATLVNGQEPDFYEQLEAGETSFAESEGWRETFELFFGLIEDGYTTPDPLGMPGDPAMQSVGNGEAAIVVMPSAASPVLAGFMSGGEDRMGSFAIPATDDAAETHIPFTPDYLVVNGDAENEAAALAFLDYIAEPERTAAWAADTGAIPALTNAEPVDNALNETVQPFLSEGRTTPFANHVWPGGQVAVALMETGQQVVDGSKSIDDLLAALDAAYEESMS from the coding sequence ATGCGTGTACTGAACAGGCGTCGCGGCATCGCGACGGCGAGCGCCGCCCTGACCGTGACACTGCTCGCGGCCTGCGCGGGCAGCAGCGGCAACGAGCCGGGCGCGGCGGGCACCACCGCGGGCGGTGGGTCCGAGACCGCCGAGCTCGGCGGCACCCTCGCCCTGGCCACGACGAGCGAGCGTGGCCTCGAGCTGTTCATGGACGACTTCGAGGCCGAGACGGGCGTGTCCATCGACGGCACGTTCGCCGAGGCGGGCGCCCTGGGCGAGCAGCTGCGGATCCAGATCACCTCCGGCACCGCGCCGGACCTCTTCCGCTCCGCCCCGGGCTACGCCGCGCCGTCGTCCGTGCTCAACCTCGCCACGGAGGGCGCACTGCGGGACCTCTCCGACCAGGAGTGGGCGCAGTACGTGCCCGAGTCGTTCGCGCCGCTGCAGGTGCTCGACGGCGCCACCTACGCGTTCCCCACCTACGGCCAGGCGATCCTCGCGTTCTACAACAAGGACGTCTTCGAGGAGGTCGGGGTGGAGCCGCCCACCACGTGGTCGGAGTTCATCGAGGTCGCCGACCAGCTCAAGGCGGCCGGCAAGGTCCCGCTGGCGCTGGGCCTGGCGGACAACTACATCATCCAGTTCCTGCCGTACGCGCTGTCCGCGACGCTCGTCAACGGCCAGGAGCCCGACTTCTACGAGCAGCTCGAGGCCGGCGAGACCTCCTTCGCCGAGTCCGAGGGGTGGCGCGAAACGTTCGAGCTGTTCTTCGGGCTCATCGAGGACGGCTACACCACCCCCGACCCGCTCGGGATGCCGGGCGACCCGGCCATGCAGTCCGTGGGCAACGGCGAGGCCGCGATCGTGGTCATGCCCTCCGCCGCCTCCCCGGTCCTCGCCGGCTTCATGTCCGGCGGGGAGGACCGCATGGGTTCCTTCGCGATCCCGGCGACCGACGACGCCGCCGAGACGCACATCCCCTTCACCCCGGACTACCTCGTCGTCAACGGCGACGCGGAGAACGAGGCCGCGGCGCTGGCCTTCCTCGACTACATCGCCGAGCCCGAGCGCACCGCCGCCTGGGCCGCCGACACCGGCGCCATCCCGGCGCTGACCAACGCCGAGCCCGTGGACAACGCGCTCAACGAGACGGTCCAGCCCTTCCTCTCCGAGGGCCGCACCACGCCGTTCGCCAACCACGTGTGGCCCGGCGGGCAGGTCGCGGTGGCGCTGATGGAGACCGGCCAGCAGGTGGTCGACGGCTCCAAGAGCATCGACGACCTCCTCGCCGCCCTCGACGCCGCCTACGAGGAGAGCATGTCGTGA
- a CDS encoding sugar ABC transporter permease produces the protein MSTTLAVRGAAAVRSPSGAPGRPRRAGHLRLVPQWFLLPALAFYLVVVLYPSVAGGLYAFTDWRGGADAGWTGLENFRRLLADEAAIASLRNTLLIAVSLTVAQTGLGLLLALALSSAIRGRNLLRTLFFAPMMLPPVITGLLWQYIYTPNGPLDTVLDGLGLEALRQSWLGNADIALWAIIASVIWHHVGMSMVIFLAGLQGIPEELYEAAALDGAGPVRRFWSVTRPLLGQATTIVTALTMTSSLKLFDQVFVMTGGGPGVSTQTLSLIMYREAFVYGEYGYGSAIALVLTMIVAFIVFLQISVTRRGEVEA, from the coding sequence GTGAGCACGACGCTCGCCGTGAGGGGGGCCGCCGCCGTGCGGTCCCCCTCCGGGGCACCCGGCCGGCCGCGGCGGGCCGGCCACCTGCGCCTGGTGCCCCAGTGGTTCCTCCTGCCGGCACTGGCCTTCTACCTCGTGGTGGTGCTCTACCCCTCGGTCGCCGGTGGCCTGTACGCGTTCACCGACTGGCGCGGCGGCGCCGACGCCGGCTGGACCGGGCTGGAGAACTTCCGCCGGCTGCTCGCCGACGAGGCGGCGATCGCCTCCCTGCGCAACACCCTCCTCATCGCGGTGAGCCTCACCGTGGCCCAGACGGGCCTCGGTCTCCTGCTCGCCCTCGCGCTGAGCTCGGCGATCCGCGGCCGCAACCTCCTGCGCACCCTGTTCTTCGCGCCCATGATGCTGCCGCCGGTCATCACCGGTCTCCTCTGGCAGTACATCTACACCCCGAACGGCCCGCTCGACACGGTCCTGGACGGGCTGGGCCTGGAGGCCCTGCGCCAGAGCTGGCTGGGCAACGCCGACATCGCCCTGTGGGCGATCATCGCCAGCGTCATCTGGCACCACGTCGGGATGTCGATGGTCATCTTCCTCGCCGGCCTGCAGGGGATCCCCGAGGAGCTGTACGAGGCGGCCGCGCTCGACGGCGCCGGCCCGGTGCGCCGGTTCTGGTCCGTGACCCGCCCGCTCCTCGGGCAGGCGACCACGATCGTGACCGCTCTGACCATGACGTCGTCGCTCAAGCTCTTCGACCAGGTCTTCGTCATGACCGGTGGCGGCCCCGGGGTCTCCACCCAGACCTTGTCGCTGATCATGTACCGCGAGGCGTTCGTCTACGGCGAGTACGGCTACGGCTCGGCGATCGCCCTGGTCCTGACGATGATCGTGGCCTTCATCGTCTTCCTCCAGATCTCCGTCACCCGCAGAGGGGAGGTCGAGGCATGA
- a CDS encoding carbohydrate ABC transporter permease gives MTATLSQAPIPAPSTTEHRPARRRRYGYGRPLLEIVMVPITIAYLFPLYIMVSMSFKTTSEIAASTVTPPASVFLGNYATAWTEAAIGRAMINSLLITTVSITVAILVGSMAAYAIVRGSRRTSGPKLMLFLLGMMIPGQLGMVPLYMLMRDAGLLQSHASLMIFYVGSLMPMTVFLYTGFLKTQSPTFEEAAKIDGASWWQTYSRVVFPLLRPVTGTVIIVNTINTWNDFLTPLLYLAGTDNRTLPVAVFSFQGEFASEWGLIFAGMVVAALPVLIVYFFLQRHIIQGFAGGLKG, from the coding sequence ATGACCGCGACCCTGAGCCAGGCCCCGATCCCGGCCCCGTCCACGACCGAGCACCGGCCGGCCCGGCGCCGTCGGTACGGCTACGGCCGGCCGCTGCTCGAGATCGTCATGGTGCCGATCACCATCGCCTACCTCTTCCCGCTCTACATCATGGTCTCGATGTCGTTCAAGACGACGTCGGAGATCGCGGCGTCGACGGTGACCCCGCCGGCGTCGGTGTTCCTGGGCAACTACGCGACGGCGTGGACCGAGGCGGCCATCGGCCGCGCCATGATCAACAGCCTCCTCATCACGACCGTGAGCATCACCGTCGCCATCCTCGTCGGCTCCATGGCGGCCTACGCCATCGTCCGCGGCAGCCGCCGGACGTCCGGGCCCAAGCTCATGCTGTTCCTCCTGGGGATGATGATCCCCGGCCAGCTGGGCATGGTGCCGCTGTACATGCTCATGCGCGACGCGGGGCTGCTGCAGTCCCACGCCTCCCTGATGATCTTCTACGTCGGCTCACTCATGCCGATGACGGTCTTCCTCTACACCGGGTTCCTCAAGACGCAGTCCCCCACCTTCGAGGAGGCCGCGAAGATCGACGGCGCGAGCTGGTGGCAGACCTACTCCCGGGTGGTCTTCCCGCTGCTGCGGCCGGTCACCGGCACGGTGATCATCGTCAACACCATCAACACCTGGAACGACTTCCTCACCCCGCTGCTCTACCTGGCCGGCACCGACAACCGGACGCTGCCGGTGGCGGTGTTCTCCTTCCAGGGCGAGTTCGCCAGCGAGTGGGGCCTCATCTTCGCGGGCATGGTGGTGGCGGCCCTGCCGGTGCTCATCGTGTACTTCTTCCTCCAGAGGCACATCATCCAGGGCTTCGCCGGCGGCCTGAAGGGCTGA
- a CDS encoding SGNH/GDSL hydrolase family protein, translating to MTLRPVGTNVHLLVRVAEPDNLTDGRATSITTTLHHEVLEDAAGLRLVFANRHNRLGHDEPGPDPIEVRAGLARPGGRSVPVRFDGGESALLAPGAVVLSDPVRVVVTAGEVLTSRTTATVQAGGRIPLGPEPDVLAGEQVEASGPGAPPRHGYGPWQVLGEGAATAPVVVVAGDSNAVGFGDVRGSARHRGWVRRALEPSRIPHVNLSVSGATALGASTPDGLADRLTLLRWTDPTLAVAALGTNDLQGGGPDLPEMQRRLTALWRLLSGAGRPVVACTLPPVTLSSDGWRTTAGQRPDAGLAVRERVNDWVRTLPEPLTGVVDLAAAVGADGRWLPGCTDDGVHLSAAGHAAAAAGAARALWDLALP from the coding sequence ATGACGCTGCGCCCGGTGGGCACGAACGTCCACCTCCTCGTGCGGGTCGCCGAGCCGGACAACCTCACCGACGGCCGGGCGACGTCGATCACGACGACCCTCCACCACGAGGTGCTCGAGGACGCCGCCGGGCTGCGTCTGGTCTTCGCCAACCGTCACAACCGACTCGGCCACGACGAGCCCGGCCCGGACCCCATCGAGGTCCGGGCCGGGCTCGCCCGTCCTGGGGGCCGATCCGTGCCGGTCCGGTTCGACGGTGGGGAGTCGGCGCTGCTGGCGCCGGGGGCGGTCGTCCTGTCCGACCCCGTGCGCGTCGTCGTCACCGCCGGTGAGGTGCTGACGTCGCGGACGACGGCGACCGTCCAGGCCGGTGGTCGCATCCCGCTCGGCCCAGAGCCGGACGTCCTTGCCGGCGAGCAGGTCGAGGCGTCCGGCCCCGGCGCGCCGCCCCGGCACGGATATGGGCCGTGGCAGGTCCTCGGCGAGGGTGCGGCGACGGCACCCGTTGTCGTCGTGGCCGGCGACTCCAACGCGGTCGGCTTCGGCGACGTCCGCGGCTCCGCCCGGCACCGCGGCTGGGTGCGGCGTGCCCTGGAGCCGTCCCGGATCCCCCACGTCAACCTCTCGGTCAGCGGCGCCACGGCGCTGGGCGCGTCCACACCCGACGGTCTCGCCGACCGGCTCACGTTGCTGCGCTGGACCGACCCGACCCTCGCCGTCGCCGCCCTGGGCACCAACGACCTGCAGGGCGGCGGACCGGACCTGCCCGAGATGCAGCGGCGCCTCACGGCGCTCTGGCGCCTCCTCAGCGGTGCCGGGCGCCCGGTGGTCGCCTGCACGCTGCCGCCGGTGACGCTGTCCTCGGACGGGTGGCGGACCACCGCGGGGCAGCGGCCCGACGCCGGGCTCGCGGTGCGCGAGCGGGTCAACGACTGGGTGCGCACCCTGCCGGAGCCCCTCACCGGGGTCGTCGACCTCGCGGCCGCTGTCGGCGCCGACGGACGATGGCTACCCGGCTGCACCGACGACGGGGTCCACCTCAGCGCCGCCGGGCACGCCGCAGCGGCCGCCGGCGCCGCGCGCGCTCTCTGGGACCTCGCCCTCCCGTAG
- a CDS encoding cellulase family glycosylhydrolase: MTRRTMLKGAGVVVATSAIASATAAPAAAAPTTWIDVVGHFESRHEPWAVHLGNEYGAATATFERDATVSAVGERSGKLTADFSAAGRYVALRKTLDHLDITKVTFAVMSQGASRVQVRLVSGSNVLRNTQVNIPASPGSWTPVEVTHFNNIAGMEDVVRLELQVWKDHLGGRTAATVWFDDVRVEHTVSPVVPASLETSGLPVVLTDDVDLVPLVVRAQYDGGSAMDVTQHSTLTSSDPAVLRIDPYGYLTPVAAGTAEIGIDHLGVVQSFPIEVRVPRELVMPTVVDGRLLEGDRPLGFTGFNYDLMMLGFPRRADWTGLDADIALMAYWGLGAVRVPLNLGMVQPARGVFPDDDAWAGEMTSRGMNPEWMDMLDHFVERAGRHGVRLILDWHRFPVDPYDYWSGGRTQDAGTGKDGTAFAYLAPSLTERGTLNMSDPAHLDALLDAHRWLAAHFRGSPGLLGIEVPHNEPHDAYMSVQANWRRVTERAALAVKAGDPDRLTFAMAPAYGHDVSTAAPTWQLPGVVDGNAPHHYMPNAPIEPRPDAPDRHSPWLARDVDEVFSHAIASLFAPYSTSRAPVYNGEGGSYGWDSFLPDLTNVEAAELMIEAGLAQYYAAGAVGQLHWALWHNAKDFVPFEEIFDRLYRRYAPVYAAGPVDWRAAPVALVQNPAAVPVSNGHNWSVVPFVRLALDLHLPTFHLLTDDEIIDTMLTQVPTGLEQVDGLSAEFAYKAVVVDRRNLDERVRSVLDREDLGVPVLWLDDVATLTREDLARFLTGAGVPVDQKTGTDFQLIEGPEHLVVYRRAAKNPARTRIFPRVRRDGSFRLVAEDGGVAYEGNAGTLLARGLDLELEQWHSVILRIES, encoded by the coding sequence ATGACGAGGCGAACGATGCTCAAGGGGGCGGGGGTCGTGGTTGCGACGTCGGCGATCGCCTCCGCCACGGCGGCGCCGGCCGCCGCTGCGCCGACGACGTGGATCGACGTCGTCGGGCACTTCGAGTCCCGCCACGAGCCGTGGGCGGTGCATCTCGGCAACGAGTACGGAGCGGCCACCGCCACCTTCGAGCGTGACGCCACCGTGTCTGCCGTGGGGGAGCGGTCCGGGAAGCTCACCGCCGACTTCTCCGCCGCCGGACGCTATGTCGCCCTGCGCAAGACTCTGGACCACCTCGACATCACGAAGGTCACCTTCGCCGTGATGAGCCAGGGAGCCAGCCGGGTGCAGGTCCGGCTCGTGAGCGGCTCGAACGTCCTGCGCAACACCCAGGTCAACATCCCCGCCTCGCCGGGGTCCTGGACGCCCGTCGAGGTCACCCACTTCAACAACATCGCCGGGATGGAGGACGTCGTCCGGCTGGAGCTGCAGGTGTGGAAGGACCACCTCGGTGGCCGCACGGCCGCCACCGTGTGGTTCGACGACGTCCGTGTCGAGCACACCGTCAGCCCCGTGGTCCCCGCGTCGCTCGAGACCAGCGGGCTGCCCGTGGTTCTCACCGACGACGTCGACCTCGTCCCGCTCGTCGTCCGGGCGCAGTACGACGGCGGGTCCGCCATGGACGTCACCCAGCACTCCACCCTGACGAGCTCCGACCCGGCCGTCCTGCGGATCGACCCCTACGGGTACCTCACGCCTGTCGCGGCGGGCACCGCGGAGATCGGGATCGACCACCTCGGTGTCGTCCAGAGCTTCCCGATCGAGGTGCGGGTCCCGCGCGAGCTGGTCATGCCCACCGTCGTCGACGGGCGCCTGCTCGAGGGTGACCGCCCGCTGGGCTTCACCGGCTTCAACTACGACCTCATGATGCTCGGCTTCCCACGGCGGGCCGACTGGACCGGGCTCGACGCAGACATCGCGCTCATGGCCTACTGGGGCCTCGGGGCTGTGCGGGTCCCGCTCAACCTCGGCATGGTCCAGCCCGCGCGGGGGGTCTTCCCCGACGACGACGCCTGGGCGGGCGAGATGACCTCCCGCGGGATGAATCCCGAGTGGATGGACATGCTGGACCACTTCGTCGAGCGGGCCGGGCGTCACGGCGTCCGCCTCATCCTCGACTGGCACCGGTTCCCGGTCGACCCCTACGACTACTGGAGCGGGGGCCGCACCCAGGACGCCGGTACCGGCAAGGACGGAACCGCCTTCGCCTACCTCGCGCCCTCGCTCACCGAGCGCGGAACCCTGAACATGTCCGACCCCGCCCATCTCGACGCGCTGCTGGACGCGCACCGGTGGCTGGCCGCGCACTTCCGTGGCAGCCCGGGACTGCTCGGCATCGAGGTGCCGCACAACGAGCCCCACGACGCCTACATGTCCGTCCAGGCCAACTGGCGCCGCGTCACCGAGCGCGCCGCCCTCGCGGTGAAGGCGGGCGATCCGGACCGGCTGACCTTCGCCATGGCGCCGGCGTACGGGCACGACGTCTCGACGGCTGCCCCGACCTGGCAGCTGCCCGGCGTCGTCGACGGCAACGCGCCGCACCACTACATGCCCAACGCGCCCATCGAGCCGCGCCCGGACGCCCCCGACCGGCACTCGCCCTGGCTCGCCCGCGACGTCGACGAGGTGTTCTCCCACGCGATCGCCTCGCTCTTCGCCCCGTACTCGACCTCCCGGGCGCCGGTGTACAACGGCGAGGGCGGCAGCTACGGGTGGGACTCCTTCCTCCCCGACCTCACCAACGTCGAGGCGGCCGAGCTCATGATCGAGGCCGGACTCGCGCAGTACTACGCGGCCGGCGCCGTCGGTCAGCTGCACTGGGCGCTGTGGCACAACGCCAAGGACTTCGTGCCGTTCGAGGAGATCTTCGACCGGCTCTACCGTCGCTATGCCCCCGTGTACGCCGCCGGACCGGTGGACTGGCGTGCGGCGCCGGTCGCCCTCGTGCAGAACCCGGCCGCGGTGCCGGTCTCCAACGGCCACAACTGGTCGGTGGTGCCGTTCGTACGGCTGGCCCTCGACCTCCACCTCCCCACGTTCCACCTGCTCACCGACGACGAGATCATCGACACGATGCTCACCCAGGTCCCGACCGGCTTGGAGCAGGTGGACGGCCTCAGCGCCGAGTTCGCCTACAAGGCCGTGGTCGTCGACCGCCGCAACCTCGACGAGCGCGTCCGCTCGGTCCTCGACCGCGAGGACCTCGGTGTCCCGGTGCTGTGGCTCGACGACGTCGCCACCCTCACACGCGAGGACCTCGCGCGCTTCCTCACCGGCGCGGGTGTGCCGGTGGACCAGAAGACCGGGACGGACTTCCAGCTCATCGAGGGACCTGAGCACCTCGTCGTCTACCGGCGCGCGGCCAAGAACCCCGCGCGGACCCGGATCTTCCCCAGGGTGCGGCGCGACGGCAGCTTCCGCCTCGTCGCCGAGGACGGCGGCGTCGCCTACGAGGGCAACGCGGGGACGCTCCTGGCCCGCGGTCTCGATCTCGAGCTCGAGCAGTGGCACAGCGTGATCCTGCGCATCGAAAGCTGA
- a CDS encoding substrate-binding domain-containing protein: MEVHLLDAVRITLPPDANVVVVDSDADEQYTVVDTDQADGSRQAVEHLLGLGHETVWHVAGPDGSFAAQRRAAAWAETLRSHGRPVPRMLHGDWSSASGYQAGLALPDECTAVFAANDQMALGILRALRERRIAARQHVSVVGFDDVPGAASYCPPLTTIHQDFAQVGRRCVDKALRQIEGHGPEAGRTLVPTSLVVRDSTAPPAG, from the coding sequence ATGGAGGTCCACCTCCTCGACGCCGTCCGGATCACGCTGCCGCCGGACGCGAACGTCGTGGTGGTCGACTCCGACGCGGACGAGCAGTACACGGTCGTCGACACCGACCAGGCGGACGGCTCGCGTCAGGCGGTCGAGCACCTGCTCGGGCTGGGGCACGAGACGGTCTGGCACGTGGCCGGGCCGGACGGTTCCTTCGCCGCCCAGCGCCGGGCGGCTGCGTGGGCCGAGACCCTGCGGTCGCACGGCCGGCCGGTGCCCCGCATGTTGCACGGCGACTGGTCGTCCGCGTCCGGCTACCAGGCCGGCCTCGCCCTGCCGGACGAGTGCACGGCCGTGTTCGCGGCGAACGACCAGATGGCCCTGGGCATCCTCCGCGCGCTGCGCGAACGGAGGATTGCGGCGCGGCAGCACGTGAGCGTGGTCGGGTTCGACGACGTCCCGGGGGCTGCGTCCTACTGCCCGCCGCTGACGACGATCCACCAGGACTTCGCCCAGGTCGGCCGGCGCTGCGTGGACAAGGCGCTGCGCCAGATCGAGGGACACGGGCCCGAGGCGGGCCGGACCCTCGTCCCGACGTCGCTGGTGGTCCGGGACTCCACGGCGCCGCCCGCCGGGTGA
- a CDS encoding ClpX C4-type zinc finger protein translates to MARSEEVAVSMRCSFCGKAAHEVAKVIAGPGVYICNICVDLCRDILAADAAATGREEVDGAGVEVPDTRLAVWDDMTDEQLLEYLPRIVAASDQVASGLRECVGRLRDHGVTWARIGAALGMTRQSAWERFSGEE, encoded by the coding sequence ATGGCGCGTTCGGAGGAAGTCGCGGTATCGATGCGCTGCTCGTTCTGCGGCAAGGCGGCGCACGAGGTCGCCAAGGTGATCGCGGGGCCCGGCGTCTACATCTGCAACATCTGTGTGGACCTCTGCCGGGACATCCTCGCGGCCGACGCGGCAGCCACCGGCAGGGAGGAGGTCGACGGCGCGGGCGTCGAGGTGCCCGACACCCGGCTGGCCGTCTGGGACGACATGACCGACGAGCAGCTGCTCGAGTACCTGCCCCGCATCGTCGCGGCCTCGGACCAGGTCGCCTCCGGGCTGCGCGAGTGTGTGGGCAGGCTGCGTGACCACGGCGTCACGTGGGCGCGGATCGGTGCGGCCCTCGGCATGACGAGGCAGTCCGCCTGGGAGCGCTTCTCCGGCGAGGAGTGA
- a CDS encoding dihydrofolate reductase family protein: MGRIVFDTATSINGWIADEDNSLAWLFAVENGETPDDELFPSGAAVLVEGSTTYEWILAEQDILAHPEKWREFHGEKPTFVFTTRDLPVPDGADVRFVSGAVADVLPEIRRAAGDGDIWVVGGGDLAGQFLDAGALDEIALSVAPVALTGGAPLLPRRVESDRLRLVSATAVGQFARLVYAVRAAGSEAIGERDGGAGPAGQAP; the protein is encoded by the coding sequence ATGGGCCGCATCGTGTTCGACACCGCCACGAGCATCAACGGCTGGATCGCCGACGAGGACAACTCGCTCGCCTGGTTGTTCGCCGTCGAGAACGGCGAGACGCCCGACGACGAGCTGTTCCCCTCCGGCGCCGCGGTGCTCGTCGAGGGCTCGACGACGTACGAGTGGATCCTCGCCGAGCAGGACATCCTCGCCCACCCCGAGAAGTGGCGGGAGTTCCACGGCGAGAAGCCGACTTTCGTCTTCACCACCCGCGACCTGCCGGTGCCGGACGGCGCGGACGTGCGCTTCGTCTCCGGTGCGGTGGCGGACGTGCTCCCGGAGATCCGCCGTGCCGCCGGCGACGGCGACATCTGGGTGGTGGGCGGGGGCGACCTCGCCGGTCAGTTCCTCGACGCCGGTGCGCTCGACGAGATCGCGCTGTCCGTGGCGCCGGTCGCGCTGACGGGCGGGGCCCCGCTCCTCCCCCGTCGGGTGGAGTCGGACCGGCTCCGGCTGGTCTCGGCGACCGCCGTCGGACAGTTCGCCCGCCTGGTCTACGCGGTGAGAGCTGCCGGCTCCGAGGCGATCGGCGAGCGCGACGGTGGCGCCGGTCCGGCTGGGCAGGCTCCGTAG
- a CDS encoding LLM class F420-dependent oxidoreductase: MERPVRIAVQLQPQHADYPQIRDAVARAEDAGVDVVFNWDHFFPLDGDPDGKHFECWTMLGAWAEATSRVEIGALVTCNSYRNPELLADMARTVDHISGGRLILGIGAGWFERDYREYGYDFGTPGTRLADLRQALPRIRSRWERLNPAPTREIPVLVGGGGERKTLRYTAEHADIWHAFGSLETIRHKSAVLDRHCADVGRDPARIERSTAVRRRPEDVAGGLLDAGVTLFTIGSSGPDYDLDLVRRWVAWRDAR, encoded by the coding sequence ATGGAACGACCCGTGCGCATCGCCGTCCAGCTCCAGCCGCAGCACGCGGACTACCCGCAGATCCGGGACGCCGTCGCGCGTGCCGAGGACGCGGGCGTCGACGTCGTCTTCAACTGGGACCACTTCTTCCCGCTCGACGGCGACCCGGACGGCAAGCACTTCGAGTGCTGGACCATGCTCGGCGCGTGGGCCGAGGCCACGAGCCGGGTCGAGATCGGCGCGCTCGTCACGTGCAACAGCTACCGCAACCCCGAGCTCCTGGCCGACATGGCGCGCACGGTCGACCACATCAGCGGCGGCCGCCTCATCCTCGGTATCGGCGCGGGATGGTTCGAGCGGGACTACCGCGAGTACGGCTACGACTTCGGCACGCCCGGCACCCGTCTCGCCGACCTGCGGCAGGCTCTGCCGAGGATCCGGTCGCGCTGGGAGCGGCTCAACCCTGCGCCCACGCGGGAGATCCCGGTGCTCGTCGGCGGTGGCGGGGAGCGCAAGACGCTGCGCTACACCGCGGAGCACGCCGACATCTGGCACGCCTTCGGCTCCCTCGAGACGATCCGGCACAAGAGCGCGGTGCTCGACCGGCACTGCGCCGACGTCGGGCGCGACCCGGCCCGGATCGAACGGTCCACCGCGGTGCGCCGTCGTCCCGAGGACGTGGCCGGGGGCCTCCTCGATGCCGGCGTCACCCTGTTCACCATCGGCAGCAGCGGACCTGACTACGACCTCGACCTCGTGCGCCGGTGGGTGGCGTGGCGGGACGCTCGCTGA